A segment of the Candidatus Zixiibacteriota bacterium genome:
AGTCATGGCTGTTCGCCCAATTCTACAACTTGGCAATCCACTGCTTTGGCGAGTGTCTGAGCCGGTGACGGATATTTCGTCTCTGGATCTGCCAGCTCTCATAAACGACCTTCAAAACACGCTTGCGGATTTCCGCAGTCGCTTTGGCTTTGGCCGGGGCGTTGCAGCACCACAGATAGGAATCCTGAAACGGGTGATATATGTACGCATTCACCCCGAAGGATTCACCGGACCGCTTATCAATCCGAGAATCGTGTGGCACAGCGAGAGCACCATTGAACTCTGGGATGACTGCTTCAGTTTTCCCGGGTTGCTTGTGAAGGTGAGCCGAGCCGCCACCATACGCGTGATGTACGAAGACCCGGCAGGCACCAGTTGCTCGATCGATGCCAAGGGAGAACTCTCTGAATTGCTGCAGCACGAGATCGATCATCTCGATGGGATTCTTGCGACCGACCGCGCGCTCTCGCCGCGTTCGTTTATGATGCGGACAGAACGGGAAATCGCCCGGCCCGGCCAGTGATTTTTTCAGAGGGCAAAGTTGACCTGCATTCTGTAACATTCGCACGTTCCGTTCGTATTACCTCTACAGCCTCCTCATGATGCCATGATCTCGTCCTACCGAACTGCGGAGATGACGAGGCCGCTTTGTAACGGAAATGTCCTTGATTACTGCCTGTTTCGGCTTCGTTCGGCGGCCTTTTGGCTTGACACAATGGTCAACAACGACGATATTGGCATCGAAGGTCAGTGGCGCGGACTTTCGGATACTGCCGAAAGGGCTGAACTTTCCGCTGATGTCTCCCGATACCTCACTTATATACGGCACATAAGGTGTGCAGATCGACGAATACAGGTTCACAGCAACATACCCAGCATGGGACTGGAGAAGCACTATGAAACAAAGGTTAATGGTGGTACTGCTGACCGGCTGCTTGATAGCGGGACTGGTAGCAGCCAGCATCGTTGAAGCCGTGGCCGGGCAACCGAAAACGGGCGACGCCTCGGCTATGAATGCCAAGGGGTTGAGGCTCGACGCGATTCCTTCACACAAAATTGAGGGAGGCCCGATCACGTTACCGGTAGGCCTTCCGCTGGAGCAGGTGCCGAAGGCAGACGCAGAAGCTGCGAAGCAACTGGCTCCCCACCAGGGTGGCGAAAACATCGCTTCAGCTACGGTGATCCCCAGCATGCCATACAGCGACACCGGCCACACGACCGGCTACCTGAACGATTACCAGGAAGACGTCTGCCGTGGGGCGGGGATTTCTACGCAGCCGGATGTCGTGTATTCATACACGCCGTCCAGCGCCGAACTGGTGACAATCGACCTATGCGCTTCCTCGTACAATACGAATGTCTGGGTGTATCGGACGACGGCGGATACGCTGGTCGGCTGCAACCGATTCAATTCCACCCTCTGTGTCGGGCTTCGTTCGGCCATGGCTGACGTACGCATGGAGGCAGGCATCACGTATTACATCGTAGTCGATGGAGACCATATTGCACCCGGCTCGGGAGACTATTCGATGTCGTGCACGGCTGTTCCCGCGCCACCGATGGTTCCGGCGCAGACTATTCACCCGACACTCGGTGATGCCGGAAACGGCAGCCTCATGCTTGGGTACGAGGAGAAACTCCAGAATGACACCACGCTGGTGTGGGCCGGCTCCGGCGATGACGGCATGACTTTTCCGACCGCGGGCGCCTTTACCGCTACCGGATA
Coding sequences within it:
- a CDS encoding peptide deformylase is translated as MAVRPILQLGNPLLWRVSEPVTDISSLDLPALINDLQNTLADFRSRFGFGRGVAAPQIGILKRVIYVRIHPEGFTGPLINPRIVWHSESTIELWDDCFSFPGLLVKVSRAATIRVMYEDPAGTSCSIDAKGELSELLQHEIDHLDGILATDRALSPRSFMMRTEREIARPGQ